A genome region from Natronosalvus rutilus includes the following:
- a CDS encoding alpha/beta fold hydrolase, which produces MKLRSALGAAVGTVGLTALGNRLLASRAGPLENPVPGVERTYHWRGMDVRYTVAGEPDAPDMVLVHGIHAAASGREFADVVEELADTYRVTVVDLPGFGRSDRPPLVYSSELYAEFLEEFIRDQTETPIVVTSSLSASFAVDAASEVDLDLERLILICPLADTTERRPWIRSLFRTPLVGTALFNVLVSKPSTRYFYERDGYYDADRIDPAALEYAWQSAHQPGAKYAPASFVAGTLDPDSDFDLATELAALETPTTLVWGRDAELVPLRDGRELADAADLDLVVIDYATQMPHAEHPEKFLEYVSAELPRTDS; this is translated from the coding sequence ATGAAGCTTCGATCCGCCCTCGGAGCGGCCGTCGGAACCGTCGGCCTGACCGCACTCGGGAACCGCCTCCTGGCGTCCCGCGCCGGCCCCCTCGAGAACCCCGTTCCCGGCGTCGAGCGAACCTACCACTGGCGAGGGATGGACGTCAGGTACACGGTCGCCGGCGAGCCGGACGCCCCGGACATGGTGCTGGTCCACGGCATCCACGCCGCGGCGAGCGGGCGAGAGTTCGCCGACGTCGTCGAGGAGCTCGCGGACACCTACCGCGTGACGGTCGTCGACCTCCCCGGATTCGGGCGCTCCGACCGTCCGCCGCTCGTCTATTCGTCCGAACTCTACGCGGAGTTTCTCGAGGAGTTCATCCGCGACCAGACCGAGACCCCGATCGTCGTCACCTCCTCGCTCTCGGCGTCGTTCGCCGTCGACGCCGCGTCCGAGGTCGACCTCGACCTCGAGCGCCTGATCCTGATCTGCCCGCTGGCCGATACCACCGAGCGCCGGCCGTGGATCCGGTCCCTGTTCCGGACCCCGCTCGTCGGCACCGCGCTGTTCAACGTCCTCGTGAGCAAACCCTCAACCCGGTACTTCTACGAACGCGACGGGTACTACGACGCCGACCGGATCGACCCCGCAGCCCTCGAGTACGCCTGGCAGAGTGCCCACCAGCCCGGGGCGAAGTACGCGCCGGCCTCGTTCGTCGCCGGCACGCTCGACCCCGATTCCGACTTCGACCTGGCGACCGAACTCGCGGCCCTCGAGACCCCGACCACGCTGGTCTGGGGGCGAGACGCCGAACTCGTTCCGCTCCGGGACGGCCGGGAGCTCGCGGACGCCGCCGACCTCGACCTCGTCGTCATCGACTACGCGACGCAGATGCCCCACGCCGAACACCCGGAGAAGTTCCTCGAGTACGTCTCGGCGGAGTTGCCGAGAACGGATTCCTGA
- a CDS encoding VOC family protein — MLTDTPGLHHVTTITGLPQPTLDFYLETLGLTLCCRTVNFEDILAHHLYFGDPSATPGAILTCFPYGDVDPGRLGAPQPTAVAFTIPSGSISSWRQRLADRGHEVAEETRFDERVLSITDPDGTPIELVERSSAIAGSSPIEARKDGPVPSSVGIRGLHGVTLTPVDPYATAATLETLGLERVGQEGDRIRYRAEGTHARVIDILDRSMPYGREGPGTIHHVAVRAASVDELYEWHDLFRERGYETSRVKDRHFYHSLYVRGPGGVLFELATESPGFDVADSSPDALYLPPRFEADRELIESQLPPVTIPGGDGRTEDESGTDETDEAVADETGDQVDRS, encoded by the coding sequence ATGCTCACCGACACTCCCGGACTCCACCACGTCACGACGATCACGGGCCTGCCCCAGCCGACGCTCGACTTCTATCTCGAGACGCTCGGGCTGACCCTGTGCTGTCGGACGGTCAACTTCGAGGACATCCTCGCTCACCACCTCTACTTCGGCGATCCGTCGGCGACACCGGGAGCGATCCTGACGTGCTTTCCCTACGGCGACGTCGATCCAGGACGCCTCGGTGCGCCCCAGCCGACGGCCGTCGCCTTCACGATCCCGTCGGGTTCGATCTCGTCCTGGCGGCAGCGACTCGCGGATCGGGGCCACGAGGTCGCGGAGGAAACCCGGTTCGACGAACGCGTGCTCTCGATCACTGATCCCGACGGAACGCCGATCGAACTCGTCGAGCGGTCGTCGGCGATCGCGGGGTCCTCACCGATCGAGGCCCGGAAGGACGGCCCCGTCCCGTCGTCCGTCGGCATCCGCGGACTCCACGGCGTGACGCTCACGCCGGTCGACCCCTACGCGACCGCAGCCACGCTTGAGACCCTGGGGCTCGAGCGAGTCGGCCAGGAGGGGGACCGAATTCGCTATCGCGCGGAAGGAACCCACGCGAGAGTTATCGATATTCTCGACCGATCCATGCCCTACGGCCGCGAGGGCCCGGGGACGATTCACCACGTCGCCGTCCGGGCCGCGAGCGTCGACGAACTCTACGAGTGGCACGACCTGTTCCGTGAACGCGGGTACGAAACGTCCCGGGTGAAAGACCGTCACTTCTATCACTCGCTGTACGTCCGCGGGCCAGGCGGCGTGCTGTTCGAACTCGCGACCGAGTCGCCCGGCTTCGACGTCGCCGACTCGAGTCCCGACGCGCTGTACCTGCCGCCTCGGTTCGAGGCCGACCGTGAGCTCATCGAGAGCCAGTTACCACCGGTGACGATCCCCGGTGGCGACGGGCGTACCGAGGATGAATCAGGGACCGATGAGACAGACGAGGCGGTGGCAGACGAGACCGGCGACCAGGTCGATCGGTCGTGA
- a CDS encoding alpha/beta hydrolase yields the protein MSRDRAPSHATEPILQAGAPARASRGALVVVHGRGATAQGAINLFEPLSRHGLAVFSPQAFRGRWYPSTPGTELEPDDPWLTASVDRVETCLERAASVGVGAERTVLVGFSQGARVVAEFLCQFPRRYGGAGILAGTVPGTSGESDGPPDRHSRSRSRPRSRPPDDTLEGTPILLAFGDDDPSVSPAAARASATIFEEVGGDVEVMATPDTGHAVSDEAFAWLERRIETVLESATR from the coding sequence GTGAGCCGAGATCGAGCCCCCTCGCACGCAACCGAGCCGATTCTCCAGGCCGGAGCACCGGCGAGAGCGAGCCGTGGTGCCCTCGTCGTCGTTCACGGCCGGGGCGCGACCGCACAGGGGGCAATCAACCTCTTCGAGCCCCTCTCGCGCCACGGTCTCGCGGTCTTTTCCCCTCAGGCGTTCCGAGGCCGGTGGTATCCGTCGACGCCTGGAACGGAACTCGAGCCGGACGACCCCTGGCTCACAGCGAGCGTCGACCGCGTCGAGACGTGCCTCGAACGAGCGGCGAGTGTCGGCGTCGGTGCCGAACGAACGGTGCTCGTCGGCTTCTCCCAGGGGGCTCGCGTCGTGGCCGAATTTCTGTGCCAGTTCCCTCGACGCTACGGCGGTGCCGGCATCCTCGCGGGAACCGTTCCTGGCACCTCGGGCGAGTCCGACGGACCGCCGGATCGCCATTCGCGGTCTCGGTCTCGGCCGCGGTCTCGGCCACCCGACGACACGCTCGAGGGAACCCCAATCTTGCTCGCGTTCGGCGACGACGACCCGTCCGTCTCCCCGGCGGCCGCGCGAGCGAGTGCGACGATCTTCGAGGAAGTAGGCGGTGACGTCGAGGTGATGGCCACGCCGGACACCGGCCACGCCGTCAGCGACGAGGCGTTCGCCTGGCTCGAGCGACGGATCGAGACAGTGCTCGAGTCGGCGACTCGGTAG
- a CDS encoding DUF7111 family protein produces the protein MTDERGDGDGDADAETRAEANGITAAYSETDDERVLEFDRDGTTAAVAQNREGYAMLKVRPTATGDELERYYGFDMALDHVAERLGVAPHELPVPEPAADMGM, from the coding sequence ATGACCGACGAGCGAGGGGATGGCGACGGCGACGCTGACGCCGAAACACGTGCCGAGGCGAACGGAATCACCGCGGCCTACAGCGAAACGGACGACGAACGGGTGCTCGAGTTCGACCGCGACGGAACGACGGCGGCGGTCGCCCAGAACCGCGAGGGATACGCGATGCTCAAGGTTCGACCGACCGCGACGGGCGACGAACTCGAGCGCTACTACGGGTTCGACATGGCCCTCGATCACGTCGCCGAGCGCCTGGGGGTGGCGCCACACGAGCTACCGGTTCCGGAGCCTGCAGCGGACATGGGGATGTAG
- a CDS encoding cupredoxin domain-containing protein, with protein MTRSKLVSRRRFVALLGATAGSSLVAGCLAEGDPESDDSPEDERNDTTTESNDSDGDSATGESEPDDDESDSDDESDSDGETAEDDGRSDSESDANGDTEDGDSDETGETNGSDERAPADVDEFVFEARTSHFTGLEPSAIADERNPTLVLTEGERYTITWNNADGHVHNVEIRDENEDVVQDYRTEPTDAESQSLTFEATADAAAYVCDLHASWGQRGSIDVVSDGGDA; from the coding sequence ATGACGCGCTCGAAACTCGTTTCGCGACGCCGGTTCGTGGCCCTCCTCGGAGCGACTGCGGGTTCGTCGCTAGTGGCCGGGTGTCTGGCAGAGGGAGACCCGGAATCCGACGACAGTCCGGAGGACGAACGCAACGACACAACGACCGAATCGAACGATTCTGATGGCGACTCTGCGACCGGTGAGAGCGAACCGGACGACGACGAATCCGATAGCGACGACGAATCCGATAGCGACGGCGAAACGGCAGAGGACGACGGCCGGTCGGATTCCGAATCCGACGCGAACGGTGATACCGAGGATGGCGACAGCGATGAAACGGGAGAAACGAATGGCTCCGACGAGAGGGCCCCGGCGGACGTCGACGAGTTCGTCTTCGAGGCCCGGACGTCTCACTTCACGGGGCTCGAGCCGTCCGCCATCGCCGACGAACGGAACCCAACGCTCGTGCTCACCGAGGGAGAGCGGTACACGATCACCTGGAACAACGCGGACGGACACGTACACAACGTCGAAATCCGGGACGAGAACGAGGACGTCGTCCAGGACTACCGAACTGAACCAACGGACGCCGAGTCTCAGTCGCTCACGTTCGAGGCGACCGCGGATGCGGCAGCATACGTCTGCGACCTGCACGCTTCGTGGGGCCAGCGCGGGTCCATCGACGTCGTTTCCGACGGCGGTGACGCGTAG
- a CDS encoding DUF3267 domain-containing protein, whose amino-acid sequence MDAKTRTGTRTPEHEQRARHKRTRVDHCLVEATAIRTDTPNSFVTNCHLFAAVTATDDRSAYQHLSSLRAPRSAAGRWALCSAVAFLYSWYVALDLHGAALGRPFDGVVVDPSALASGLEVVALVVGAFFVVAVPHELLHGAVMRYFGGRPRYGIRTARFGIPYAYAETQTDYGRNQMVAILVAPIVVISVVGFALAVGLDARWPLVLLAANVAGSVGDCWMASRLLEYPECVRVGPPPADGGGNEGGDGDEDGAENRDEDGALAIYSRSAIPQSRSPARVVHSFLVGTVGTVVVLALALVVLVFASLAFDSGAVVLADGDGNWLLFRHEPTADRGVLIEVGHRVVAALGAVGGVLWLGVGRGLEAPR is encoded by the coding sequence GTGGACGCGAAAACACGGACAGGAACACGGACACCAGAGCACGAACAGCGAGCGCGACACAAGCGCACTCGAGTCGACCACTGTCTCGTCGAAGCGACAGCCATCCGAACCGATACCCCTAACTCGTTCGTCACGAACTGCCACCTGTTCGCAGCCGTGACCGCTACCGACGACCGATCGGCCTACCAGCACCTCTCGAGCCTGCGGGCTCCGCGATCGGCTGCCGGCCGCTGGGCGCTCTGTTCGGCGGTCGCCTTCCTGTACAGCTGGTACGTCGCACTCGACCTCCACGGTGCCGCTCTCGGCCGTCCGTTCGACGGCGTCGTCGTCGATCCGTCGGCCCTGGCGAGTGGACTCGAGGTCGTCGCGCTCGTCGTCGGCGCGTTCTTCGTCGTCGCCGTTCCCCACGAACTCCTCCACGGCGCGGTCATGCGCTACTTCGGCGGCCGACCGCGCTACGGCATCCGGACGGCCCGGTTCGGGATTCCCTACGCCTACGCCGAAACGCAAACCGACTACGGCCGCAACCAGATGGTCGCGATCCTGGTCGCCCCCATCGTCGTCATTTCGGTCGTCGGATTCGCGCTCGCGGTCGGCCTGGACGCCCGATGGCCGCTCGTCCTCCTCGCCGCCAACGTCGCGGGATCTGTCGGGGACTGCTGGATGGCCAGCCGGCTGCTCGAGTACCCCGAGTGCGTTCGCGTTGGGCCGCCGCCGGCCGATGGGGGCGGGAACGAAGGTGGAGACGGCGACGAAGATGGGGCCGAGAATAGGGACGAGGACGGAGCACTCGCAATCTACAGCCGTTCCGCAATCCCCCAATCGAGGTCGCCCGCTCGAGTCGTCCACTCCTTTCTCGTCGGGACCGTCGGAACGGTCGTCGTCCTCGCGCTGGCGCTCGTCGTCCTCGTGTTCGCCTCGCTCGCCTTCGATTCGGGTGCCGTCGTACTCGCTGACGGCGACGGGAACTGGCTCCTCTTCCGTCACGAACCGACGGCTGACCGGGGCGTATTGATCGAGGTCGGCCACCGCGTCGTCGCGGCGCTCGGAGCGGTGGGTGGAGTCCTCTGGCTCGGCGTCGGCAGGGGACTCGAGGCGCCACGTTGA
- a CDS encoding SDR family oxidoreductase, which yields MTKAAADDADGVATDEPSADREGIDRTADASRPGTDEAARDADEGYTRKRCVLITGCSSGIGRATARAFLDENWRVVATARDTSDIEDLADAGCETLELDVTDPDQVAHVVERTVDIGGAIDCLVNNAGYAQMGPIEDTSTADLHHQFDVNVYGPHRLARAALPHMRAQGSGRIVNVSSVLGRLSFAGTGPYSGSKHALEAMSDALRAEVEDFGIDVVVIEPGPVETSFTERVEEEVPDDQTPAYESLYEIIEESQLVGGGGPLASDPEDVAAAIVHAGTCPEPPARYPVGPLAEYGLYARFLPDSLRDAAYGLVKKLV from the coding sequence ATGACGAAGGCAGCGGCGGACGACGCAGACGGGGTGGCCACCGACGAGCCATCCGCCGACCGCGAGGGTATCGACCGGACCGCAGACGCGTCCCGCCCGGGGACGGACGAAGCCGCTCGAGACGCGGACGAGGGGTACACACGGAAGCGATGCGTCCTGATCACCGGCTGCTCGTCCGGAATCGGGCGGGCGACCGCCCGCGCGTTCCTGGACGAGAACTGGCGGGTCGTTGCGACCGCTCGCGATACGTCCGACATCGAGGACCTCGCCGACGCCGGGTGTGAGACGCTCGAACTGGACGTCACCGATCCCGACCAGGTCGCTCACGTCGTCGAGCGGACAGTCGACATTGGCGGCGCGATCGACTGTCTGGTCAACAACGCCGGCTACGCCCAGATGGGGCCGATCGAGGACACGTCGACGGCCGACCTCCACCACCAGTTCGACGTGAACGTCTACGGCCCACATCGCCTCGCTCGCGCAGCACTTCCGCATATGCGAGCGCAGGGGTCCGGCCGGATCGTCAACGTCTCCTCCGTACTCGGTCGCCTCTCCTTCGCCGGCACCGGCCCCTATTCGGGGTCGAAACACGCGCTCGAGGCGATGAGCGACGCGCTCCGCGCGGAGGTCGAGGATTTCGGGATCGACGTCGTGGTGATCGAACCCGGGCCGGTCGAGACCTCGTTCACCGAACGGGTCGAGGAGGAAGTGCCGGACGACCAAACGCCGGCGTACGAGTCGCTCTACGAGATCATCGAAGAGAGCCAACTTGTCGGCGGTGGCGGGCCACTCGCTTCCGATCCCGAGGATGTGGCCGCGGCCATCGTCCACGCGGGAACGTGTCCCGAGCCGCCGGCCCGGTACCCGGTCGGCCCGCTCGCCGAGTACGGCCTCTACGCGCGCTTTCTTCCCGACAGCCTCCGGGACGCCGCCTACGGGCTCGTCAAGAAGCTGGTCTGA
- a CDS encoding LysE family translocator, with amino-acid sequence MSPTLTSLAAGVVFGIALAAPPGPMNAIIAEESVLRGWGAGFRAGLGAMIADVLFLVLAFVGVVAVVERYGALQSALYLLGGVLMLVFAVGAWQEARGAASFTDDLEAGATGFQKAFVLAATNPFQIGFWLTVGVGLIKPGTLDVLAHVPGIGDALAGSFVVETGSFALLVGFFGGIVLWITTYPAALARAGRRVDAFAPAVALVSGLVLAGFGMLFLALGVMGLV; translated from the coding sequence GTGTCGCCGACTCTCACCTCACTCGCTGCGGGCGTCGTCTTCGGAATCGCCCTCGCCGCACCGCCCGGCCCGATGAACGCGATTATCGCCGAAGAGAGCGTGCTTCGAGGCTGGGGCGCCGGATTCAGGGCCGGCCTCGGGGCGATGATCGCCGACGTGCTCTTTCTCGTCCTCGCGTTCGTCGGCGTCGTCGCCGTCGTCGAACGCTACGGCGCCCTCCAGTCGGCGCTCTACCTCCTCGGGGGCGTCCTCATGCTCGTCTTCGCGGTTGGCGCCTGGCAGGAGGCCCGCGGTGCCGCATCGTTCACCGACGACCTCGAGGCGGGAGCAACCGGCTTCCAGAAGGCGTTCGTCCTCGCCGCGACGAACCCGTTCCAGATCGGCTTCTGGCTCACCGTCGGCGTCGGTCTCATCAAGCCGGGCACGCTCGACGTGCTCGCCCACGTACCCGGAATCGGCGATGCGCTCGCCGGATCGTTCGTCGTCGAAACCGGCAGTTTCGCCCTGCTTGTCGGCTTTTTCGGCGGGATCGTCCTCTGGATCACGACCTACCCCGCGGCCCTGGCTCGAGCGGGTCGACGCGTCGACGCTTTCGCCCCTGCGGTGGCGCTCGTCAGCGGCCTCGTTCTCGCGGGCTTCGGCATGCTGTTTCTCGCCCTCGGCGTGATGGGCCTCGTGTGA
- a CDS encoding phosphatase PAP2 family protein, with amino-acid sequence MTLGIDTLDPIQSAIPDWQAIVVALLTQLGDVWFVVAVLLGLYWFHPSKRRQVATLAGVMLAGIGIYRGFKSLFAIPRPDQPLRDPETVSTMVQPLYEATATASGYGFPSGHATTSTILYFGLAGVLAVGSRRTRYAAAAALVAIVSATRVVLRVHYLQDVVAGVALGLTLLAGTHLVLSRVDTDEPAATFGLAILCSGFYLYTSAAEPDAVLLAGATLGAFIGWQATRIDGSRIRMTPFGRPVSSRALIAVLSLGAALLAIVTFTRVPALAASLVAGLFTAFAIGAPVVRPSSLESVVPS; translated from the coding sequence ATGACCCTCGGAATCGATACTCTCGATCCGATCCAGTCAGCGATTCCGGACTGGCAGGCCATCGTGGTTGCTCTGCTCACCCAGCTCGGCGACGTCTGGTTCGTCGTCGCCGTCCTCCTGGGGCTGTACTGGTTCCACCCGTCGAAACGCCGCCAGGTCGCTACACTCGCCGGGGTGATGCTCGCGGGTATCGGTATCTATCGCGGCTTCAAGTCGCTATTCGCGATTCCGCGTCCGGATCAGCCGCTCCGGGACCCGGAGACGGTCTCGACGATGGTCCAGCCGCTGTACGAGGCGACCGCGACCGCGTCGGGTTACGGGTTCCCGAGCGGTCACGCGACCACGAGCACGATCCTCTACTTCGGCCTGGCAGGCGTCCTCGCCGTCGGAAGCCGACGGACGCGATACGCCGCTGCCGCCGCCCTCGTCGCTATCGTTTCAGCGACTCGCGTCGTCCTCCGTGTCCACTACCTCCAGGACGTCGTCGCCGGCGTTGCCCTCGGGTTGACGCTGCTGGCCGGGACGCACCTCGTCCTCTCTCGCGTCGACACCGACGAACCCGCGGCGACCTTCGGGCTGGCGATCCTGTGTAGCGGGTTCTACCTGTACACCAGCGCCGCCGAGCCGGACGCAGTACTCCTGGCCGGAGCCACTCTCGGCGCGTTCATCGGCTGGCAGGCGACCCGAATCGACGGCAGCCGGATCCGGATGACGCCGTTCGGTCGCCCCGTCTCGAGTCGCGCGCTGATCGCGGTGCTGTCGCTGGGCGCAGCCCTCCTCGCCATCGTGACGTTTACCCGGGTTCCCGCGCTGGCCGCGAGTCTCGTTGCAGGCCTGTTCACGGCGTTCGCGATCGGTGCACCCGTCGTGCGCCCCTCGAGCCTCGAGAGCGTCGTTCCCTCGTGA
- a CDS encoding metalloregulator ArsR/SmtB family transcription factor, translating into MVSSSTRLVISILLVFVVTVVSVTGIVAGAAAIAAEDDSSDGSSAGTLLDSATLSVDYLDDDLYGDLDDDLDDELEETTNETDNDTTDVSENVTEGADDTTDSVENTTEETTTDTTDTVENTTDTVENTTDGTTEAANDSGDTVENTTDSIETIADTAENTTETVEDTANETVSTVENATDETTDAIEDTADETTDSIENTTNASTEVIGETTNETTGAIEKTTDEIDDTTTIDPVIELETTTTTTLTGTPLLETRLDADVSVDASVGDTDSDDDADESLEGTETEVDGAPDRNETTEGSENRDDDATTITDDSGSGFGSASSPESQNAVNGVLVGLLGAIAVSGMGASAGAGAGSGAAAGVGASASASATSAVASWTGRQPRRWLALLRGVLPIEALALLRYSRYDDSDPLENDHRRTVFDTITEEPGLYLSALSDRSGVALSTVRHHVRVLEDENLLTSVKVGGKRRYFPIETDGTDGMDGVGRTDGADHERYAILAEPARRRVLEELAILEHAPNGRLAEALDLDPSTVSHHLSTLEEAGFVVRERDGRAVRNRLSDDARSALIETEADADSSDPASAPAPADD; encoded by the coding sequence ATGGTTTCGTCGAGTACCCGTCTCGTCATCAGTATTCTTCTCGTCTTCGTCGTGACCGTGGTCAGTGTCACGGGAATCGTCGCCGGTGCCGCGGCGATTGCCGCGGAAGACGACAGTAGCGATGGCTCGAGTGCAGGCACGCTCCTCGACTCGGCGACCCTGTCAGTCGATTACCTGGACGACGACTTATATGGCGATTTAGACGACGATCTGGACGACGAACTCGAGGAGACGACGAACGAGACGGACAACGACACGACTGACGTCAGCGAAAACGTAACTGAGGGTGCTGACGATACCACCGACTCCGTCGAAAATACGACGGAAGAGACGACTACCGATACGACCGATACTGTCGAGAACACGACCGATACTGTCGAAAACACGACCGACGGGACCACTGAGGCAGCCAACGACTCCGGCGACACGGTCGAGAATACGACCGATTCGATAGAGACGATCGCCGATACGGCAGAAAACACTACTGAAACCGTCGAAGACACCGCCAACGAGACGGTCAGCACCGTCGAAAATGCGACTGACGAGACGACCGACGCAATCGAGGACACGGCCGACGAGACGACTGACTCGATCGAGAATACGACTAACGCGTCCACTGAGGTAATCGGGGAGACGACTAACGAGACCACTGGCGCAATCGAGAAAACGACCGACGAGATTGATGACACCACGACCATCGACCCCGTAATCGAACTCGAGACCACGACCACGACAACGCTCACGGGCACTCCCCTGCTCGAGACGCGACTCGACGCCGATGTGAGCGTCGACGCGTCCGTCGGTGACACGGACTCCGATGACGACGCAGACGAATCACTCGAGGGAACTGAGACGGAGGTCGACGGGGCACCTGACAGGAACGAAACCACCGAAGGCAGCGAGAATCGAGACGACGACGCCACGACCATCACCGACGATAGCGGATCCGGATTCGGCTCCGCCTCGAGTCCCGAGTCACAAAATGCCGTCAACGGTGTGCTCGTTGGGTTACTCGGTGCGATAGCCGTGTCGGGAATGGGAGCTAGCGCCGGTGCCGGTGCCGGTTCCGGCGCTGCTGCCGGAGTAGGTGCTAGTGCCAGTGCGAGCGCAACGAGCGCGGTCGCCAGCTGGACCGGCCGCCAGCCTCGTCGATGGCTGGCCCTGCTCCGGGGCGTGCTTCCGATCGAGGCGCTGGCTCTGCTCCGGTACAGCCGCTACGACGACTCGGATCCGCTCGAGAACGACCACAGGCGAACCGTCTTCGACACGATCACCGAGGAGCCGGGACTGTACCTCTCGGCGCTCAGCGACCGAAGCGGCGTCGCCCTGTCGACCGTTCGCCACCACGTCCGGGTGCTCGAGGACGAGAATCTGCTCACTTCGGTCAAGGTCGGCGGTAAGCGGCGCTACTTCCCGATCGAGACGGACGGGACAGACGGGATGGACGGAGTGGGCAGGACGGACGGGGCCGACCACGAGCGATACGCCATCCTCGCCGAACCGGCCCGCCGACGGGTGCTCGAGGAACTGGCCATACTCGAACACGCACCCAACGGGCGCCTCGCCGAGGCGCTCGACCTCGATCCGAGCACCGTCTCCCACCACCTCTCGACGCTCGAGGAGGCGGGCTTCGTCGTCCGCGAGCGGGACGGGCGGGCCGTCCGCAATCGACTCTCGGACGACGCCAGGTCGGCCCTGATCGAGACCGAGGCCGACGCCGACTCGAGCGATCCGGCGTCGGCTCCGGCCCCGGCGGACGACTGA